GTTCGTGtacatatgtgtttgtgatATTGCCGATATCACTCACATGGTTGACATCAATCACTGACAGACATGGGACAGATGTTCAGCAGTGTTCCAGTAGACATAAATAAGTCcaaacagctggaggaagagacCTCTGAAAAGAAGATAAGGGCAAAACATCCCTCAGGATACTATCTGTGTCGTGAGACTTGCCCTGCTGGTAGGAGGAGTATCTGCAAATGCCTCTGCAACAAGGCTTTACACACTCCAGGAGGTTTGTGTCTAAGTCCCTCTTTGCTGGAGATGGCAGTCAGAACAAAGAAAGGTTCAAGGACATCACAGTGGTCTCATTCTGTAAGTTTTCCCTCCAAGAAATCACTCgttggagaggaagagggggaggaagcCCTTGGGGCTGCGTGGACAATAAATTCACCTTAATATCCCGAAATCCCCTTCATCCCAACCCCGTCCCATCTGCTATCATCTACTGCTGTACCAAATGTGATGGAGACTTCCTCCCTCATGTTTAGGTTCGTGGCACAGGCTTGATAGACAAAATACAGATCTGTCTCAAATAACTGCTTTCATTAAAGCTCAGTCCAGATGTATCATTTGACTCCATTGTTGAACACCAAGGGATTTGCTAATTCAGACAAATGAAAGCCAAACAATAATATTTAAAGGGTTGCTGATGGGGGGGTTCCAGGCAGAGATTCTTGGTTGGGGAATCTTTGACACAAAACTGAGTTTTTATGGTGAAGACGGCAGTCATAGAAATGCTGATAACATGCCGGGTCAGTCCACATGCACATACATCCTGCTGCAGGAAATACTCACTATAGCACAAAATGCGTATTAATCCACCAATAGAGccttttaacaaaaaaaaaaaaaaaaaatgaaaccaaacattTGTGAACCATTTTTCAAAGATACATGTCCTCAGTGGGACCCAATGAGCTTGGGTCTGAGAGCTACAGACAGGATGAGGACGACAGATTAGTATTGaagtatatatagtatatatagtaTATTAAGTACTGAGAAACAAACTAACTTGTTGATCGTTTGGGTCTTTTCATTCGATTTGTTGACGGTtacaaaaatatagaaaaacatCAGAGTTATCCTTTAATATATGACCAgcaattttagattttattcaTCTGTAATTTGTGTGCAGAAACTGAATGTTCCAGGCAATTGACCTTCTGGATATCTGGAAGATAATAGCTTGATACACCCTCCATTGCTTGTACTGATTCTTAACTTTTTTTGTGGGCAATTTCCATTCCAAGGCCGTAATTAGAAACCTGACGCTCGTGAGCGCTGTGGAAACAGTGCTGatacaaactgaaatgaaaatgcctATTAATAGACCGGTGAAAACCAGACGTAGCCAACTGCAGGCTGTAAAAATGAGCTCATTGCAAAGAACAGAGGCATGGGCTGGGTCAGAGAAAATCTGATAAATACAGATGTGACTGTGTGCTCACACATCACTCCACAGCATGTCGGGTTACTGTTTGCCAGTGCGGCTAAAACAGAAGGCTTACTGGCTTTGTGGCTCCTATGATGAAACAGGAGAGCTTCTGATTTGACCAGAGATATCTCTCTTAGTCAGTTTGTGTGCtcgggcctgtgtgtgtttaagagcaCGGCCCGGCCAAATGCAATTAGTGTGAACCCACTTAAGACACAAGTTGCTGTCAATATACCCAAAGAGACAATAAAACCTTCAGGAGGAAAATTGAGACCAGAGAAAGGAGACTGGAGACCAAAAGAGAGTAGAATCTGGACTCATCAGTTGGTAAGATGATGAAGACTTTAAAGAAATCATGACTTGGATAGTGAGGACAACAACAGTGCCAGAAGGATCAGTAATGCTCCCTGTAACCCCTTAAATGTACGGACACTGACTGTGGCCCATAGATCACTGTTAGCCAAGCCGTCTTCTTTCCATTCTTCTCTGATCAAGTCCTGACATCTCCTCCAATCCGGGCAGGAGGCTGATTAGTCTGACGCACTGAAGCAGAAGCAGGCAAACGAACAGCACTGTATTGattgtcacagtgacctttaTTTTGCCACTGTTCTCGAGATGTGTGGGTGAGGGGGGTCGCCACTCTGTAAGACTCCAAATCACCAGCAGCCTATGTGGCTGAAGACAGGAACGCTGCTCTGCACAAATGACATTCATAGCTTTCACACACTAAATTGTAATCACTGTGATCTCAGCAGGGTGACACCACCACACAGCAACCTTCAGCTTGGTCCTCTTAAGCAGGGGTGGGACGATAATCAATACAACTCATCATGTTTGTAGGAAAAGACAGCCCATGGGCATGAAGGGAAGCATGCCTTGATGCAATAACACAAGCTTTAAAAAATAAGGTTGTTGTGTTATTTGAATAATGTAGAATTATCGAGGTAGTGTAATCATTTTGACCATTGTAAATGTTTcatattcatttcattcaattcaattcaattcaattttatttgtatagcgccaaatcacaacagaagttgtctcaggacactttccatatagagctggtacagaccaagctcttttatctacaaagaaaccaacaattcccccatgagcaagcacttggcgacagtggcgaggaaaaacttccttttaacaggcagaaacctcgagcagaaccagactctgggtgggcggccatctgcctcgactggttgggtgagagaggaagagcaagagagagagagtgagacagacagacagacagacagacagacagacagacagacagacagacagacagacagacagacagacagacagacagacagacagaaaagcagtcagagagagagagagagagagagagagagagacagagacagagagacagacatgacatttCATATCACCCCGAACAGCAATCAAACATGCTGCAATACAGTGACCTTATCAATCAACAGCAGTTGCATGTACTGATGTTTGATTGTATTTTATCTACAACTAATCCAGTACTGAATATATGCTTGAGTCTGAATGCTTTCAGATCTCTTTGCAGGTTTAGATGTAGCTTTCAGCAATTTAAAGTGACAGTTGTTTTAAATAATCATATTGAAGTGCTAAATACTGACATTCAAAGAAGTAAAAACCTGGAGATTTTCCTGACATGTCAGCTTTGggctaataaaaaaaacagataaaagtcATGAAAggagtttgagtgtgtgcattcCTCTGACagtgttgctgtgttgctgtgtggtGTAATAGCACATCAGAAAGCAGCGAAGCAGCTGAATGAAGGTACTGACATTTGGctgaggctgtgtttgtgcgtctgaGTGTATGTGGAAGAGGCCAGgagacacatacagtaaatatgcagcGTGGGGGAGGTGAAGACGACTGTAAAACCGCTTCTGGGGTTTGAAGCATGGATGGTAGGATGGCTGGAGATGgcaaaggagagaagagaggtcTGTTAAGGCGTGTGCCAATAACGACAGTTACAGTTCTATATTTGAAACAGATCATTAAAAAGCCAGTCAATTCTCTTAGGTGAAGCAGTGGAGAGAAAATAAGGAGGATGTGAAGCAGGGAGGTAGTAGGACCGACAGGGGGAATCGACATTATTGGCAGTTAAGGCAGGGAAAAGACATCTGTGGAAGGAGTGGGTAACCACATGAAGCCATGGGATCCAGATGGGACAGAAACAGGCCGGCAAATGTGTTGATCTCAGTAATGTGAACGGATAAGtcaaaaaaggaaacaggaacAGCCATGCAAAAGTATTGAGGCGAAAGTTGAAAATCCAAAAAGTGATGGGAAGATTGTTTCACGTATGACAAGTGATTATATCCCTTCatagaaaaaaacacagtgggAAATGGCAGTAATTATGGTTCAgggacagagctggacctcTGCCAAACATCCAtctaagcacacacacagcctacaACGCATACACACGGGCGCGTGGGGAGCATCGAGTGATCAGAGCTTcagaaaaaatacacttaaCCGACTCACATATTCCGCAGTGCATGGCAGGCCTGCcagcaggagaaaacaaagacaacaacgTGACCTttacagagggaaagagaggtgGAAGAGAACTGAAAATGACCTCCAGCTTTTGACAATGGTGGAACCAACTGTCCTGAATACATTTCTACGGTCAGACCTCCACATCCACAGTCAAACAATGTACCTCCaataaaaaggcaaacacaGTATTGGTACAGTATGGTATTGGAGGTTAATCTGTGATGCATATGCGCACAAATATGCTGAAAAAGATCAGCGCAAGTACTAGTACAGTCCTAACTGTGGTACTGTAAACTGCAAACCCTAAGCTCATTTAGAACGCAGAGAAGCAGACACACGGGCAAACCATAAAGTTCATAACCTGCCTGGGAAAATATGTTAAGTGCATCGATAATCCTCTGCGCTACCTCAACTGTCAAGATGCCTTTGAGGGAAGCGTTTGAGTTGCATGTGCTCCAGTGAAGCTGCTCACTTGAAAACAGATTTCAGCTCAGAAACCACTTCCTTGCTCAGCAAAATCTCTCCTGGGTAAATAAAGAGCAAGAAGGAAATTGATCTGCTTGCACATCAAAATTATCCCACATTCATATGAACTATCAGTAGTTAATGTGCTGCTGAGCCCAGTTACTATATGAAAACTGGGattgaaaataaatatgcaacagATTTTGATGTGATCAAATGATCTTCAAATGATCAAGTCACTCCAGACTGGGAAGCCAGTCTATTCCCCCCTTCGCTTCAGTCACACAAACCACCTCAAATGAGGTTTTATATTATAGTGAATTATCTCCTCCTGGGCAGCAGAAGGTTGAGATAAAGAGAAGTCTGTTAGCAACTCACTGGATCAACATCAGAGATTGAGCTAttggtgatgtgatgtgatgtgatgtggtgTGGCGCAGATGATCATACTGCTGATTCAGCTGGTTtggaaaccagaaaccagagacCCCCGATCCTCAGCGACCCCATGCACGCtagacacacacaagccatCACCACGACCGGCAACCCCCTCAGTTCCTCACCCCTGGGAAAACCGTCACTGCTCACCACACCTCCATCTCTAATTTAACCAGAAAACCTCATGCTTGGTGCCAAGCAAGCCCTGCCTCAGATGATCGCTCATGTAACCTCCAGCGCTGAAAAACTTCGTCCAAACTCAGTGTCAACATTACCTTACAATCAAGCTGCAGTCACGGTTCTCAAGACTTGAGGGTGGAAATCAAATAACTGCACATTATGACCAGACGTCATTTGGGTTTCCGTGAATGAAGCCAATTCAAACTGACGTGCCATGTATAAATTtttaaaaaggggaaaaagggaAATTGTGCGCACTTTCACAGCCATGTTTCAACTTCAACAACGTTCAAAAGCAACAAGATTTTATTTCTCTTAAGTGTGAGGAGGTCTGCTACATGTTTTCACACCGAACCAGCTTGGTCTTCGCCTTAAACAAGCATATTCAAGGTGGGTTTCTCTCATGGAGGTTTCCCATCCTCCTGTGGAAGTCACATCTCTCAACAGAGTTTAACAGATACAATCAAAGTGCAGACGAAACAACCCGACAACATACAGACCCAATTTAAAGCTGAGCTGATAACTATGCCCGTGATGCATCATGCGTATGTCTAATCTGATTTTATGTGACATCTTCTGTGCAGATTCATGTGGGGGAATTGTATTGCATTGCTGCCATCTCATTTATCTTTTGTGGTGGCAGGCATTGGTTACATGCTTCTCTGTTTCCACTAACGGTCCAGTAACTAAGCATGCAATCTGATGGGATCCCTGCCAGGATGTCTGATGTCCATTCATCATCCATAAGGCGGACACACCGTTTGCATGCTTACAGGCTTTTCTTGAATCTCACGTCTCTCCCAGAGACATGGCGAGTTGAAGAAAAATGGgttttacacacatgcatgtatgcacaATGACGGCCCTTttctgcagaggacaaagacaggagGTGGGAACCTTGGAAAACTcagtgcaggaaaaacaaatgcaataaCTTTGAGGTGTGAGATGAATGAGGAAGTTAAAAACTGAAGTGTTGGGAGCATGCATTGGTGGAGAAAAAggcctctctcttttttatttctgattcaCTTTAATCAGCAGGAATTGATCACCAACATAATTTCAGATTAACCAATTACAATTGGTGACTCATATTCTGCTCAAACTAATGTTTTTCCTGTATTAGGGACCATGACATTGTGTGGAGACAGCTCCTAATTAGTTATCAGACCATGGCTGCGCTGACAACATAATCACATTTGTTGCTGGTAAATCACGGGGTCCTCAATAGTCTCTTTGTTGCCTTTAAAAACAGGTAATCTAGAGTACACTATTGTATGCCTAATAAAAAAGAACACATACATGCAGCCTGGGAGATTTACAGCTACATTTGTCCgtcatttcatttattattaaacAGCACTGAGGATAAGAAAAGACAGACCTAAACATCTTCCCTTTATGTCCATGTCTACAACAGCTGGTATTTTATGTGGGGCTTTATGTGTCTATGGTGTTGGCTGATGATATTGTAGGGGTTGTCAATTCGCCTGTAAGCATGACATGAGTGACACCTACTGGTCAACATACAAAACACAGCATCACTTCTGCTCCCAATCAGGTTATTCCCATCAGAGCCAACACCTAAACCCCACGACTTTACAGACAATGTAAAGAGTGAGCaaatcccccccaccccccccaagCAAGAAAGGGTTTCCAAGTTTAGCCAtatattattgattattgatatACAGTACATCTCTCGAGATATTTGTGTGAACTGTCAACAGAATGAACTCCAAGCATCAAGAGAGGAAACTGTGATCTGATTATAAGACTGACTGGCCAGTTTGCTTCACTTGCTTCATTCTTTGTGAATCACTGCACAAATAACAGAGGTGGACGCTGTTCAGAGATCTAGAGCTAGACTGAGAACTTACAACTGTGGTTGCAAACCTGGTTGTGTACCTGGATcctctttttattcatttctacaTTCAAAAACCCAACACTAGACTTGACAACAGTCTGCATATTGTTACAGGCCaatttgctaattagctaatttAGCTGATTCTTGCAAGGAAAGGACCTCACTTGTACTTTCTCCTGTTATCGCTGTTGAAGACACAGCACATAAATCTCCATTAGTGGTTTTAGAAAGCAACAGGAAGGATTAATGCAAACTTAAAGTGAATTGTATGTTCTGTCACCAACAGCAAAAACTAGTCTTCCTGGTGGTTGGTCTtccatttaatttttatttatttattttttaaattgtacTCACACAAAGGTATTACCTTCCACAAAAAGGCACAGAATTATAGACATCAGAGGCAAATAAATATGTTAGATTATTTGAACTTTTGAGATGAACACTACAAACTTCAAGAAAAAattgaaaatacaacaaatacaaaatttttcatttccacttctACATGATAGAACTATGAAACATTTGGGACGGTgtccaaaaacaacattacGCTCAAAAGTGCATCATCTGTGCTGCAACTAGAGTCAAAAACAATTCATatgtccaaaacaaacaaaaacgaaGCTTATGGAAAGGTTCAccctgtgaaaaaaataaaaaccactCATTTATTAAAGCACTGATTGGTTctattaaaggtccagtgtgtgagATTCAGGGGGATCTATTGGCGGAAATATTCataagtgtgttttcattcatgtataatcacctgaaaataagagtctttgtgttttcgttaccttagaatgagctctttatatctagAGGGAGTGGGCGCTCTTCCAttgagtctgccatgttgcaccactgtttctacaggagcccagagaGGACAATGCAAACACTGGCTCGAGTGAGCGTCTTTGTTTTTCGTCAGTTTCACAACCACCTGCAGTCATCAGGTCCTTCTACAGACTTGGACACAGAGCGGTGAGGCGAGGGGttttcagctggttgcaatctgcaacctcaccactagatgccattAAAatctacacactggtcctttaaaaaaATTCCTTCCCTCCTTACTCTGAAGGTTATTTGCTGCATGGTTTTGATTAGACTTATTGatcaatttatttttacatcattcAGTGACTAAAATGCATAGTTTTGTTTGTAAGTTGCTTATTATCTTTCAAGATTTTTGCTATACTGcgatgctgtgtaaaacattaacaaaaacagaatgcaatcaatTGGCCATTTGGTAATATCCTTCACACAATCATACCTTATGTGtgccctttcatacccaatcatgatactatcacttGTTAAcgatgaacctgtttacctgtggaatgttccaaacaggtgtttttggagcgttccacagctttcccagtctttagttgctcctgtcccaacttgtttgaaatgcattgctggcatcaaattcagaataggcagatatttacaaaaagcaaTGATGTTGAAGTGGTAAAAGACTGGCATCAGTTTGCATAACTGGAGCTCCATTTTTAAAAGTGTGATTCATATCACACTATAAAACTCTATGAAAGCACAAACTCCTTTTGAATGTGTTGCTTATGTCACAGTCAGGGCATTTTGAGGTCTAAATAATGTCTGATAATGCTCACACACCATTCTTGATTGAAGATCTGTTACATTTAGTGCGCTTCCCGAAACATCCCTTATTGTTTTCCTACAACTCCATGTTGTATCTTCATCATATTCAAATTCAGTAGCACAAACAACCACAGCAACAAAAGCTAAGGGGTGAATGCGTAATCTGTATTACCAACTTATGAAACTTCCAACAAAAGCCATCAAGGTGCTTTTGGAGACATTATGTGAGACTGAAATggctttagaaaaaaaatgaaaaagtgctGGTGAATTTTTGGCATTGGCTCAGCAGACAAGAGGACTGTTGTCATTCTGATCTTCAACAGGATCCTCCTCCCCTGAGACGTCGGTCTCTGCCTTTTTATCCTCTTTGATAACGTCCACTCCGACCAGACACACCACCCTGAAATGTGTTAAAACAGGCTtaagagaggcagaaaagcaGGATATATTACTGTCTCTACCGATTCAAATTAAACTGGTCAGCAGCTCCTACACACCTGCATTAGCTCGCCTGAACACAGACATTTACAACACACATATTTTCGAAGTCTCTGATGTTTCCAGTTTTACAGGACACAACCCCCAATTGGAACAGTGCAAGGTACACTTCAGCTTTGTGGAATCATAATATTACTGGTCCCTTTAACAAAAGGACTACAGATGAACATACATGAAATAGGATAATGGCTTTAAAAGTGTATGTTATAATGAGACTGCTGAACCAGGGGCTTTGTTGTTTTACAACTACTCATGGAGTAACAGAAGAAGCAGTGCATGTGACAGAGGTGGCTTCACTCAAGGAGTTTTATGTGTTATGCTCCACCTCCCAGACTGACTCAGCAGCACTACTTTGTCAACTCAGTGTAACGAAACCAACGTAATAACACAGCGTACCAAGTGTCCATCTAaggcctttttttcctcttctatATGACAGAGGATCAATGTAAGTGGTGCATTACTGCATCTGTCAGACATTTATATACTATATAAAGAGGGAAACAGTTTGGAGAGGGAGTCTGTATGTGGGACATGCAGGAACTGGGTCTTATTCAAATCAAGCCAAGCATTTCCCCCCTCAAGCAAAACCAGCAGACAGTGactttgcagaaaaaaagaagtgtcTGTAACCCGACTCTGTCCACAGAGTACAGTTTCAACACCAGAAGCATAAACTGCTCTGTGTTTATTGTGTAATGAACAAACAACTTTGGGCAGAACACTCTATAAACACCTGTTCATAAGCCATCATAGGTCATGAACACAATCGTTTTAGTAGGACACTATTTTTACactatttcttttcattttgaggGGTCCTTTACTGTAGGGGTTTTGAAAAAGGAGAAATCCTCCTGCTTGCAACATGTTATAAAATAACATTGTTTTTTACTGGAACTCTAAAATGAACGGCAATCAATATTGGAGCGTTCAATAGTAAATGAACGTGGTATGCTTTAATTATGTAAACACATTCAGTTTTGTAgctaaacatgcaaaaacactgatatGGTCCTTTAATGCTGTGTCATCTGCATTGGCAACATGATGAACTTACCCTAGGACAAGCAAAGGGATGGCACAGAGTCCTGCAGCCAAAAGGAAGACAAAGCCAGGGAACCATGACACCGTAGCAGCGTACACACTGTTGAAAACTGCATTCGATACGTTGCTAGTTAAACTCTCCAGGAAGGAAAGACAGGCAAACAGGGctcctgcaaaaacacacaaaggagagaagaaaaactcaGAAGTGATAAGGTGACGAACAGCAGGATACGCCTAAAATCAGTTCGGTTCCAAGAGTCCCCTTCGCTCCACCGAGCcagttttcactttcatctgCTGGGGTGAATGTCTCAACctccaacagaaaaacaaaattattggCACTCAGCAGAAAAGTCTAACTGAACTATACGCCAAACGGATCAGAATCCATGATATCTGAGGTTACCCATCGTCTGCCTTCCCTCAGTTTATCCTCAGACAGCCATGTGTTCATCATTTGCACTtgtaattttatgtttttttaatcatgtgtGCTTATGTAACTGTGTTTTAACTGCGTCCCACCCTGTGTTGGTTTTATTGCTACCAGGGCAGAACCAATTTCTCCTCTGGAGAAATAAAGGTCTTGAACTTCAACCTAGCAACTGAAACTAGGGAACGCTTTGATTTCATGTTCATCATGAAGTGGCCGGGACAAGCCACTCTTCCATGGACTGTGACTCTACAAACACGGTTCTGTGGCTCTTCTAAAGCCCTAAACACACTCACCCTGCTCAGACTTTGAGATGATCTTTGACATCATGGAGCGTAGAACAGGGAAAGGCATGATAGACAGAAGCAATGGCACCCTCACTGTGGTGAACAAATAACAAAAGACGGACATTATATTACTTCATCAtaatgctgtttgttgttttagggTTTGCATAAAATATCTCAAATATTATAAAAGTGACTGATTTAAGTTTTCTCATTAGGGTAATGACTCCATGACAATTCAAATAAACATCATAATGATAATGTATCATAAATACATTGTCTTATCAGCTAAGAATAGAATAATCTCAGAAAATACACAGGATACTGTAGCCCTCATGACTTTTGTACACCTTGGAAATGTGATAGGAAAGGTTGGCTCTATCAATAAGTAACCTGTGTAACCAGCCtgtaatgtttatttatgtattttttaattactCTTCAGTGTGGTTTTGGTCTGCAAATATAATACGTCTAATTTTTAATATGATACGTCCTGTCTCTTTACAaccattcattttttaattaagAACTTTCGGCTCCATGTAATGAATTGGAAAAGGGCCATATAAACATAGAGATATGAATATGTTGTTACATAAATGTTGGCTATCACTGTATTTAAGTTGGCATGTTAACACGGCCAGAGTGAACAATCCTTTGCGTGGCGCATATTTCACAGCACAATTCCCAATAtctgacatactgtacagcaaaAAGTGAAACTAACTGATATTTCTCTATTGTTCTGTTCAAACTGTGCAGCATTACTGAACTGATAGACAAGGcttctgtgtttcctttgttttttcaccAAATAGGACACTCAAATCTATTGTACATCATTGGTTTAAGCAGCACAGTTGTTATGGAAGTTTTTCTTACCTATAAACATCAGTAAAGTGGTCTTCGTAAATGCCAGCAGGACCATGCCTGATACGACAGACAGGATCCCGATCAGGACAATGAGCAGCGGTGGCATACCACAGTATGTGAACGCTGACACTCCCAGAAAACTGGTCAGGAACACAGAGGTGGACAGCGCTGAGCCGTAGCCAATCAAAATCTCACTCCAGCACAGTGGCTCATTGAGCTCATACAGTATTACCAGGGAGATCCCACCCCAATAGGCAAAGGAGAAGCTGGTGAAGATGAGTATCAGGAGGAGCAAGACAGTTTTACACCTGCAGCTGAGCCCTGCAAACATCTGGTAGACCCCATAGATCATCTGTTTCAAGGCTGTACGCTGAGTGGACCCATCTATGACAACTGCATCAGTGGGAGCCTTCTTCACGGTTTCTTCTAGGATGAATATTGCATAGAGTAATATCAAACACTGGCACAATGCAGATGTTGCAAAAGGCCAGTTAAAGCCTGCAGCTCTCAGAAAGTAGCCTGTTGATATTGCGGCTACCCCAGACAACAGGCCAATCATCATGTCCAGTCCAGCAATGCGCAGCGTTTTCTGATGATCATCCTTGCACAAGTCCACTATGTAGGCGAAACAGCCCCCCAGCAACGTGCCCAAGCCGCcaaacagagagctgagaaacGAGGCGCCAATGAGCAAGTAAATGTTGAGCTCAAAGTAGGACACCGTCAGGAAGGCCAAGGTGTAGATCAATGTGCCAATCAGAGGCATGATGATCGTGATCTTGCGTCCTCCGCGGTCACTATAAGCCACAAGCATGAGAGTGACAACCAAAGAGGGGATTGTGGATAGGAGTTCTGTGTAAAGGGAGAAGAGAGACGCCTGCCTCTGTAcctcctgaaaacacagaaaaagagagacacgGTTGAGTCAAAAAGACATGCATGGACTGACAGCGGACTGTCTGCATTCAAGGCAAAATAACAACCCTCAAGCTGGCAACTATCCTACAAACAATACAAGGTAAACTGAGATAGTGACCATCTACAGTCATGAAAGCAACATCAACTGGAAGGATGTCAATTTGTACAATGAGGTTTTCTTATTGAGGGCCGAAAGGAACAAAGCCCTCAACAGCACAACAGGTGCAGTACTGGCTATTTTCTGACAGGTTTTTCCAgatcagtgtgtttgctttcactTCCCTGTTGTGTTTCATCCTTCCTTATAAATACATGTTAAAAACGAAGCGTTACAgggtactttttttttaacttcctctTATAAATGCAGTACGCCTTAGTGTTCTGTAGAATTAAGCGCTGCATGATTAACAAGTGATCGTGTGCTCTGAAATGATGATTATCCGTCAGTATGTCCGTCAGCGCATGCATGTGTTCAGAACAGTAACCTTTAGCCACAGGTCTCCCCCGCATATCACGTTATGGTGCAGAAGCTGAATCAGTTCTTTTTAACATGAGCTGTGTTGCAAGACGTCAGAGGGGTTTATAAAAATTTATGCTGAGTCATGACAGAAAAGTTTGCTGAGATACAAAATACAACAGACGGCATACAGCATTTTTGTATGCTGAACTGCAGGTTACTATAGGAAACTTGTCTTTTTTCGCTCAGtaagtcatttcttttcatcaacacacagaaagcatgACACAACACGCATGCACAACA
This region of Chaetodon trifascialis isolate fChaTrf1 chromosome 16, fChaTrf1.hap1, whole genome shotgun sequence genomic DNA includes:
- the LOC139345281 gene encoding lysosomal proton-coupled steroid conjugate and bile acid symporter SLC46A3, which translates into the protein MKGLYLVEPVVALYAFSSFLIYPLVQQYVYRTLWQELTNTTFPISDNTSRCAANSSSNQSSYHKEVQRQASLFSLYTELLSTIPSLVVTLMLVAYSDRGGRKITIIMPLIGTLIYTLAFLTVSYFELNIYLLIGASFLSSLFGGLGTLLGGCFAYIVDLCKDDHQKTLRIAGLDMMIGLLSGVAAISTGYFLRAAGFNWPFATSALCQCLILLYAIFILEETVKKAPTDAVVIDGSTQRTALKQMIYGVYQMFAGLSCRCKTVLLLLILIFTSFSFAYWGGISLVILYELNEPLCWSEILIGYGSALSTSVFLTSFLGVSAFTYCGMPPLLIVLIGILSVVSGMVLLAFTKTTLLMFIVRVPLLLSIMPFPVLRSMMSKIISKSEQGALFACLSFLESLTSNVSNAVFNSVYAATVSWFPGFVFLLAAGLCAIPLLVLGVVCLVGVDVIKEDKKAETDVSGEEDPVEDQNDNSPLVC